One segment of Desulfobacterales bacterium DNA contains the following:
- a CDS encoding 2-isopropylmalate synthase — translation MNDQVLIFDTTLRDGEQSPGASMNTAEKLRIATQLEKLGVNILEAGFPAASEGDLEAVSRIAGKLERTEVAALARTSKDDIDRAWQAIRHAAKPRIHTFIATSDIHLEYKLKMSRDEVVKAAVEAVKYARTLTDNIEFSAEDGSRSDRDFLCRVFEAVIEAGATTVNLPDTVGYAIPQEFSDLVSYVNTHTPNIGKAILSVHCHNDLGLATANTLSAITAGARQAEVTINGIGERAGNTSLEEVVMSLVTRNNSLGLTTSIETEYIHPTSRLVSMITGIIVQPNKAIVGANAFAHEAGIHQDGVLKNPMTYEIMKPETIGLSTNKLVLGKHSGRHALRSRLKNMGYDLSDEEINLVFTRFKELADKKKHVVDEDLEVIVTEGILRTADIFKLEYLHVTAGTTVLPMASVKLDINGRPVQGAGYGNGPIDAAFNTIGKLAGTASELLRFSVSALTGGTDAQGEVTVRLRENGLLALGRGADPDIITASAKAYVNGLNRLEYLKTNPVKDAIVL, via the coding sequence ATGAATGATCAAGTATTGATATTTGACACGACCCTCAGAGACGGTGAGCAAAGCCCAGGGGCCAGCATGAATACAGCTGAGAAATTGCGAATTGCGACGCAATTGGAAAAACTGGGCGTCAATATTCTTGAAGCCGGTTTTCCGGCCGCGTCCGAAGGCGATCTCGAAGCGGTATCGCGAATTGCCGGTAAACTGGAAAGGACAGAAGTGGCAGCGCTGGCGCGCACTTCCAAAGACGATATTGACCGCGCTTGGCAGGCTATCCGCCATGCAGCCAAACCCCGGATCCACACCTTCATTGCCACCTCTGACATTCACCTGGAATACAAGCTAAAGATGTCCCGCGACGAAGTTGTCAAAGCTGCAGTGGAGGCGGTCAAATATGCCCGCACGTTGACCGATAATATCGAATTTTCGGCTGAAGACGGCTCCCGCAGCGATCGCGATTTTCTTTGCAGGGTATTTGAAGCCGTTATCGAAGCCGGCGCCACAACGGTGAATTTGCCAGATACGGTCGGCTACGCCATCCCGCAGGAATTTTCAGACCTGGTCAGTTATGTCAACACTCACACGCCCAATATCGGTAAAGCCATACTCAGTGTGCACTGCCATAATGACCTGGGGCTGGCAACGGCCAATACACTTTCAGCCATTACCGCCGGCGCCCGCCAGGCGGAGGTAACCATCAATGGAATTGGCGAGCGGGCGGGCAACACGTCTCTTGAAGAGGTCGTCATGTCGCTGGTCACCCGCAACAATTCTTTGGGGCTGACCACCTCCATTGAAACGGAATACATTCACCCCACCAGCCGGTTGGTGAGCATGATTACCGGTATCATCGTGCAACCCAACAAGGCCATTGTCGGTGCCAATGCCTTTGCCCACGAGGCAGGGATCCACCAGGACGGTGTATTGAAAAATCCCATGACCTATGAAATCATGAAACCGGAAACAATCGGTTTGAGTACCAACAAACTTGTTCTGGGCAAGCATTCCGGTCGACATGCATTGCGCTCACGTCTAAAAAACATGGGCTATGACCTGTCCGATGAAGAGATCAACCTGGTATTTACCCGATTTAAAGAATTGGCGGATAAGAAAAAGCACGTCGTCGACGAAGATCTTGAAGTCATCGTGACTGAGGGAATCTTGCGGACGGCCGATATTTTTAAATTGGAATATCTGCACGTGACAGCAGGCACGACGGTACTGCCCATGGCCAGTGTCAAGCTTGATATAAACGGTCGTCCGGTACAAGGTGCCGGTTACGGAAACGGTCCTATTGACGCGGCCTTCAATACCATCGGAAAGCTTGCCGGAACGGCATCGGAGCTGTTACGCTTTTCGGTCAGTGCCCTGACCGGCGGCACCGACGCTCAAGGGGAAGTAACCGTTCGGTTGAGAGAAAATGGCCTTCTGGCGCTGGGTCGCGGAGCGGATCCCGATATCATCACTGCTAGCGCCAAAGCATATGTAAACGGCCTAAACCGGCTGGAGTATCTTAAGACCAATCCTGTCAAAGACGCCATCGTCTTATAA
- a CDS encoding dihydroorotate dehydrogenase codes for MSKKPDLNVRLSGIQLQNPVMTASGTFGYAREFEAFVNLNRLGAIIVKGLALQPTKGNPPPRIVETACGMLNAIGLENVGIDAFSDEKLPFLKTLSPPVLANIYGTCIEDYAALAARLDALEGIAGVEVNISCPNVKAGGIAFGADPQAAHRVIKAVRKKTTKHLMVKLSPNVTDITLIARAAEQAGADSLSLINTITGMAIDLETRRPKIANITGGLSGPAIKPVALRMVWQVVQATNIPVVGIGGIMTAEDALEFIVAGATAVQIGTANFINPQVTTDIVDGIEAYLAQKNIGGITDLIGTLETASPHMLE; via the coding sequence ATGAGCAAAAAACCTGATCTCAACGTTAGGCTGAGTGGCATCCAACTACAAAACCCGGTGATGACCGCCTCCGGCACTTTCGGGTATGCGCGTGAATTTGAGGCCTTTGTGAATTTAAATCGCCTGGGGGCCATCATTGTCAAAGGGCTTGCTTTACAGCCAACCAAAGGCAACCCTCCGCCGCGAATTGTTGAAACAGCCTGCGGTATGCTAAATGCCATCGGTCTGGAAAACGTGGGTATTGATGCTTTCTCGGACGAAAAGCTTCCTTTTTTAAAAACGCTTTCACCGCCTGTGTTGGCGAATATCTACGGCACCTGCATCGAAGATTATGCCGCACTGGCAGCGCGTCTGGATGCATTGGAAGGTATTGCCGGGGTAGAGGTCAATATTTCATGCCCCAACGTTAAAGCGGGGGGGATTGCTTTTGGCGCTGATCCGCAGGCTGCCCATCGCGTGATCAAGGCCGTGCGTAAAAAAACAACCAAACACCTGATGGTAAAACTGTCGCCGAATGTAACCGATATTACCCTAATCGCACGCGCGGCCGAACAGGCCGGCGCTGATTCGCTTTCGCTGATCAACACCATTACCGGCATGGCGATTGATCTTGAAACCCGACGGCCCAAAATTGCCAATATCACCGGAGGATTATCGGGGCCGGCCATCAAACCCGTTGCGCTCAGAATGGTTTGGCAGGTGGTGCAAGCCACCAATATTCCGGTCGTCGGTATTGGCGGGATTATGACAGCTGAAGATGCCCTCGAATTTATCGTTGCCGGTGCAACCGCCGTCCAGATTGGCACCGCCAATTTTATTAACCCGCAGGTGACAACCGATATTGTTGACGGAATTGAAGCGTATTTGGCGCAAAAAAATATTGGCGGCATTACGGATTTGATCGGGACACTGGAAACCGCTAGTCCTCATATGTTGGAGTGA
- a CDS encoding RiPP maturation radical SAM C-methyltransferase gives MNKIALISTPWPLFKRPSIQLGTLKAFLQHRLPDLQVDALHFYLRLAQAIGYHIYHEISERTWLAESIYAALLFPNRTAQAEALFHKESAGNKTLRQVRFKTLTSRIKRATDTFLKQQAWETYGLLGFSISLCQLTSALYTIKWLKNRFPELTIVVGGASTSAIAASGLLQHFSGIDMVVNGEGERPLYQIIRHLRNYPHDWRSIEARGVITRLSAPDQAGGWPVSQLENLNDLPAPDYDDYFRLLNSFDPANVFFPTLPVEISRGCWWKRTARSTQTSGCAFCNLNLQWEGYRAKSASQVVSQIDHLTRRHQTLSVAVTDNVLPKRESIEIFRQIENLHKDLRLFGEVRATTPSNELKVLRDAGMRQVQIGIEALSTGLLKKLHKGTTAIQNLEIMRNCEALGIESVSNLILQFPGSSELDVAETLSAIEFAWPFYPLKAVSFWLGLGSPVWQNPKAYGIKALFNHPKWSYLFPAKIYRSLPFMIQAYRGDLTYQKKIWQPVKKKISEWQHQYTAIKRACGNEPILSLRDGRDFLIIHQQRYQAEPAVHRMVGPSRQIYLYCQKHRPVESICRAFSSIPQEAIAIFLKMMVDKKLMFTEKSSYLSLAAPVKE, from the coding sequence TTGAATAAAATCGCACTGATCTCGACGCCATGGCCCCTTTTCAAGCGACCCTCGATCCAGTTGGGAACGCTGAAGGCATTCTTACAGCACCGTCTGCCCGACCTTCAGGTCGATGCTTTGCACTTTTACCTGCGACTGGCGCAAGCCATCGGCTATCACATTTACCATGAAATTTCGGAGCGCACCTGGCTGGCAGAAAGCATATATGCCGCACTGCTGTTCCCGAATCGCACTGCACAGGCAGAAGCGCTCTTTCACAAAGAATCTGCCGGCAATAAAACCCTGCGCCAAGTCCGGTTCAAAACACTGACCAGCCGAATCAAAAGAGCAACCGACACTTTCTTAAAGCAGCAGGCTTGGGAAACATACGGACTGCTGGGGTTCAGCATCTCCCTGTGTCAGCTGACGTCTGCCTTGTACACGATCAAATGGCTCAAAAACAGATTTCCGGAATTGACCATCGTCGTCGGCGGAGCGTCAACCTCAGCAATTGCAGCGAGCGGCCTTCTGCAACATTTTTCAGGTATCGATATGGTGGTCAACGGTGAAGGTGAGCGGCCTTTGTATCAAATCATTCGACATCTCAGAAATTACCCACATGACTGGCGTTCTATCGAAGCCAGGGGCGTCATAACCCGATTATCGGCCCCTGATCAGGCCGGTGGCTGGCCAGTTTCACAACTCGAAAATCTAAATGACCTGCCGGCCCCGGATTACGATGACTATTTTCGCCTGCTCAACTCTTTTGATCCCGCTAACGTTTTTTTCCCTACCCTGCCCGTCGAAATTTCGCGGGGGTGCTGGTGGAAACGAACCGCCAGGTCCACCCAAACCAGTGGTTGTGCCTTTTGCAACCTTAATCTTCAATGGGAGGGCTACCGGGCGAAGTCCGCTTCTCAGGTTGTTTCTCAAATCGACCATCTCACTCGACGTCATCAGACGCTTTCGGTGGCAGTGACCGACAACGTCCTTCCGAAAAGGGAATCTATTGAAATATTCAGGCAAATCGAAAACCTCCATAAGGATTTGCGTCTTTTCGGCGAGGTGCGCGCCACCACCCCAAGTAATGAACTAAAGGTTTTGCGTGATGCTGGCATGCGCCAGGTGCAGATTGGTATCGAAGCCCTGAGCACCGGTCTGCTTAAAAAGCTGCATAAAGGCACCACCGCCATCCAGAATCTTGAAATCATGAGAAATTGTGAAGCACTTGGCATTGAAAGCGTTTCAAATCTCATTTTGCAGTTTCCGGGAAGCAGTGAGCTGGATGTGGCCGAGACGCTGAGCGCTATCGAGTTTGCCTGGCCGTTTTATCCGCTTAAAGCGGTCAGCTTCTGGTTGGGATTGGGGAGTCCGGTTTGGCAGAACCCAAAAGCATATGGCATCAAGGCGCTGTTTAATCACCCCAAATGGTCCTATTTGTTCCCCGCCAAAATCTATCGCTCTTTGCCGTTCATGATTCAGGCCTACCGCGGAGATCTAACATATCAGAAAAAAATCTGGCAGCCCGTCAAAAAAAAGATTTCCGAATGGCAACACCAGTATACGGCAATCAAAAGGGCTTGTGGTAATGAACCGATTCTAAGCCTGCGGGATGGAAGAGATTTCCTTATCATCCACCAGCAACGGTATCAGGCTGAACCTGCCGTTCACCGGATGGTCGGCCCCTCCCGACAAATTTACCTGTATTGTCAGAAGCACCGTCCGGTCGAGTCCATCTGCCGTGCGTTTTCAAGCATACCGCAAGAAGCCATCGCAATTTTTTTAAAGATGATGGTAGATAAAAAATTGATGTTTACTGAAAAAAGCAGTTATTTAAGCCTGGCTGCACCTGTAAAGGAATAA